A genomic segment from Polyangium mundeleinium encodes:
- a CDS encoding DsbA family oxidoreductase: MSEPAQGVASGGPYLFYGDLNCPFCHAQNERLLELGAERKVEWRGVRHMPHLPIPAKNTTPEREELQREVLSVRQREPAVSISIPPARPNTERATLFVAAARRHDPARAEALKTLLYRALWVHARDISDSCVLDELRRVAGLPELIVGEADKKTLESWQKEWEQGPFERRIPVIVSPRGARLLGMGERGRVEVFLRSGLLNADGAGHCD, translated from the coding sequence ATGAGTGAGCCGGCCCAGGGCGTCGCGTCGGGCGGGCCTTATCTCTTTTACGGCGATCTCAATTGCCCCTTTTGCCACGCGCAGAACGAGCGGCTCCTGGAGCTCGGCGCGGAGCGCAAGGTCGAATGGCGCGGCGTCCGCCACATGCCGCACCTGCCCATCCCCGCGAAGAACACGACGCCCGAGCGCGAGGAGCTCCAGCGCGAGGTCCTCTCCGTGCGGCAACGCGAGCCCGCCGTCAGCATCAGCATCCCGCCGGCGCGGCCGAATACCGAGCGGGCGACGCTCTTCGTCGCGGCCGCGCGCCGGCACGATCCGGCCCGCGCGGAAGCCCTGAAGACGCTCCTCTACCGCGCCTTGTGGGTTCATGCGCGGGACATCTCCGATTCGTGCGTGCTCGACGAGCTCCGCCGTGTCGCGGGTCTGCCCGAGCTCATCGTGGGGGAGGCCGATAAAAAGACCCTGGAGAGCTGGCAAAAAGAATGGGAGCAGGGGCCGTTCGAGCGGCGAATTCCCGTGATCGTCTCTCCGCGCGGGGCTCGCCTGCTCGGGATGGGCGAGCGAGGCCGCGTCGAAGTGTTCCTGCGATCCGGTCTGCTCAACGCGGACGGCGCTGGCCACTGCGATTGA
- a CDS encoding L,D-transpeptidase: MLPRARPSAPLRSVGSGRARFVAFALAGLAALAALGCKRPGAAAQADGGVPDDAAAPPPVVQGENSHPDPPPPPDKPLLGITAFVTTVYAEPRDTAKKLGYLRVGAKVARSDEPVGKAGCPGGWYEIYPKGFVCAGDDATTDLESPILKAAAKRPDLKAALPYRYAFVRAVLPLYVKVPTAKQQFDSEFKLQEHLDWYKQNEATVNQVVLGAPDVPIDDRGVPVPGKHLGEMGLGKNSQELALGQLLGGETDADPIPFWLEGGKRLVPNISDFKVPDFAVFADRARRHTGLSLIGSFPTGEDNLNRRFAVTTDLRLAPNTKIKPDLGSPWHGLELTDEFSLPLAFVRTQGAKAYRISKGKATPEGDVEFRSAHALAGTMKTVEGVKYYRTKDKRWLSQLDVGLAVPPASFPEDAEKGKKWIEISITNQTFVMWEGKRPIYATLVSTGKAGLDDPKKTTATVRGVFKIRNKHITATMDSNEGSSVGGAKITTVAASHSPDGGGKPAAPKAGDKNAKPGGKPDPKAPKGGKPAAKPAAPKPGAAKAKPAPAAGGAEKIPTRGDGEYGVTRRRGEGTFQLRDVPYIQYFESGYALHTAYWHDVFGTPRSHGCVNLSPVDAHRVFLWTDPPVPENWHAVNAGEDFGEGTTVIIHE; encoded by the coding sequence ATGCTCCCGCGCGCCCGCCCCTCCGCACCCCTGCGCTCCGTGGGCTCGGGTCGCGCGCGGTTCGTGGCCTTTGCCCTCGCCGGCCTCGCGGCCCTCGCCGCCCTCGGCTGCAAGCGCCCTGGCGCGGCCGCGCAGGCGGACGGCGGCGTCCCCGACGACGCGGCCGCCCCGCCCCCCGTGGTGCAGGGCGAGAACTCCCACCCCGATCCCCCGCCGCCGCCGGACAAACCGCTCCTCGGCATCACGGCGTTCGTCACGACCGTCTACGCCGAGCCGCGCGACACCGCGAAGAAGCTCGGCTACCTGCGCGTCGGCGCCAAGGTCGCCCGCTCGGACGAGCCTGTCGGAAAGGCCGGTTGTCCGGGGGGCTGGTACGAGATTTACCCCAAGGGCTTCGTCTGCGCCGGGGACGACGCGACGACCGACCTCGAAAGCCCCATCCTCAAAGCGGCGGCCAAGCGCCCGGACCTCAAGGCGGCGCTGCCGTATCGATATGCATTCGTCCGCGCCGTGCTCCCGCTCTACGTCAAGGTCCCCACGGCCAAGCAGCAGTTCGACTCCGAGTTCAAGCTCCAGGAGCACCTCGACTGGTACAAGCAGAACGAGGCCACGGTGAACCAGGTCGTCCTCGGCGCGCCCGACGTGCCGATCGACGATCGCGGCGTGCCCGTCCCTGGCAAGCATCTCGGCGAGATGGGCCTCGGGAAGAACTCGCAGGAGCTCGCGCTCGGCCAGCTCCTCGGCGGTGAGACCGACGCGGATCCCATTCCTTTCTGGCTCGAAGGCGGCAAACGCCTCGTCCCCAACATCAGCGATTTCAAGGTCCCGGATTTCGCGGTCTTCGCCGACCGCGCGCGCCGCCACACGGGCCTCTCGCTCATCGGCTCGTTCCCCACGGGCGAGGACAACCTCAATCGCCGCTTCGCGGTCACCACGGATCTACGCCTCGCGCCGAATACCAAGATCAAGCCCGACCTCGGCTCGCCGTGGCACGGGCTGGAGCTCACGGATGAGTTCTCGCTCCCGCTCGCGTTCGTCCGCACGCAGGGCGCCAAGGCGTACCGCATCTCCAAGGGCAAGGCCACGCCCGAAGGCGACGTCGAATTCCGCAGTGCCCACGCGCTCGCCGGCACGATGAAGACCGTCGAGGGCGTCAAGTATTACCGCACGAAGGACAAGCGCTGGCTCAGCCAGCTCGACGTCGGCCTCGCCGTCCCGCCCGCCTCGTTCCCGGAGGACGCCGAGAAGGGCAAGAAATGGATCGAGATCTCCATCACGAACCAGACCTTCGTGATGTGGGAGGGCAAGCGCCCCATTTACGCGACGCTCGTCTCCACGGGCAAAGCCGGCCTCGACGATCCCAAGAAGACCACGGCCACCGTGCGCGGCGTCTTCAAGATTCGCAACAAGCACATCACGGCCACCATGGACTCGAACGAGGGATCGAGCGTGGGCGGCGCGAAAATCACGACCGTCGCGGCCTCGCATTCGCCCGACGGCGGCGGCAAGCCCGCGGCGCCGAAGGCCGGTGACAAGAACGCAAAGCCGGGCGGAAAGCCCGATCCCAAGGCGCCGAAGGGCGGCAAACCCGCGGCCAAGCCGGCCGCCCCGAAGCCTGGCGCGGCGAAGGCCAAGCCGGCCCCCGCGGCCGGGGGCGCGGAGAAGATCCCGACGAGGGGCGACGGCGAATATGGCGTCACGCGGCGCCGCGGCGAGGGCACGTTCCAGCTCCGCGACGTCCCGTACATCCAGTATTTCGAGAGCGGATACGCATTGCACACCGCGTACTGGCATGACGTCTTCGGCACGCCGCGCAGCCACGGCTGCGTCAACCTCTCGCCCGTGGACGCGCATCGCGTGTTCCTCTGGACCGACCCGCCCGTCCCGGAGAACTGGCATGCGGTGAACGCGGGGGAGGATTTCGGGGAGGGGACCACGGTGATCATTCATGAGTGA
- a CDS encoding DUF1552 domain-containing protein — protein MKQRTLSRRTLLRGLGGVAVGLPFLGAMADSARATAFPKRFVVFFTGLGTVRPAWIPTGTETDFTFGPILAPLEPFKKKTLVLEGVDYESAYHGPGDPHQQGIGHALTGTELQEGSLFPYACNPGKMVGWAGGISLDQFLADKLGQTTRFPSLEFGVQVQYANVSARISYRGPGQPVPPEDDPYQAYTRIFSDLGTDPEALARLRAQRKTVLDAVTGDYNRLSTRLGASDRMKVDAHLEAVREIEKRLDAPGVIGGSCNPPVLGAPVEPLENDNYPEIAKTQLDLLAMSLICDLTRVASIQWTTVQTGKVFSWLGQDEPHHTLSHSSDSDTKRQQALIDIGHWHAQQLAYLCQKLDSVPEGDGTVLDNTVILWCSDIAQGNTHARRDVPLLVLGGAGGALRTGRHLKYAGAYHNDLLIAISHAMGVPVTTFGNPLYCNGPLSGLLV, from the coding sequence ATGAAACAGAGGACCCTGAGCCGTCGCACGCTCCTTCGCGGCCTCGGCGGCGTGGCCGTTGGCCTGCCGTTCCTCGGGGCCATGGCCGACTCGGCCCGCGCCACCGCCTTCCCGAAGCGTTTTGTCGTCTTCTTCACGGGCCTCGGCACGGTCCGGCCCGCCTGGATCCCCACGGGCACCGAGACCGACTTCACCTTCGGGCCCATCCTCGCCCCGCTCGAGCCCTTCAAGAAGAAGACGCTCGTCCTCGAAGGCGTCGACTACGAGTCCGCCTACCATGGCCCCGGCGACCCGCACCAGCAGGGCATCGGCCACGCGCTCACGGGCACCGAGCTCCAGGAGGGCTCGCTCTTTCCGTACGCGTGCAACCCCGGCAAGATGGTCGGCTGGGCCGGCGGCATCTCGCTCGATCAGTTCCTCGCGGACAAGCTCGGCCAGACCACGCGTTTCCCCTCGCTCGAGTTCGGCGTGCAGGTCCAGTACGCCAACGTCTCGGCCCGCATCTCCTACCGCGGCCCCGGACAACCCGTCCCGCCCGAGGACGACCCGTACCAGGCGTACACGCGTATCTTCTCGGACCTCGGCACCGACCCCGAGGCCCTCGCGCGCCTGCGGGCGCAGAGGAAGACCGTGCTCGACGCCGTGACCGGCGACTACAATCGCCTGTCCACGCGCCTCGGCGCGAGTGATCGCATGAAGGTGGACGCGCACCTCGAAGCGGTCCGCGAGATCGAAAAGCGCCTCGACGCGCCCGGCGTCATCGGCGGCTCTTGCAACCCGCCCGTCCTCGGCGCGCCCGTCGAGCCCCTCGAGAACGACAACTACCCGGAGATCGCCAAGACCCAGCTCGACCTGCTCGCGATGTCGCTCATCTGCGACCTCACGCGGGTCGCGAGCATCCAGTGGACCACAGTCCAGACGGGCAAGGTCTTCTCGTGGCTCGGTCAGGACGAACCGCACCACACGCTCTCGCACTCGAGCGACTCCGACACGAAACGCCAGCAGGCGCTCATCGACATCGGCCACTGGCACGCCCAGCAGCTCGCCTACCTCTGCCAGAAGCTCGACAGCGTCCCCGAGGGAGACGGCACGGTGCTCGACAACACCGTCATCCTCTGGTGCAGCGACATCGCGCAGGGCAACACCCACGCGCGCCGCGACGTCCCGCTCCTCGTCCTCGGCGGCGCGGGCGGCGCGCTGCGCACCGGCCGACACCTCAAGTACGCCGGGGCGTACCACAACGATCTTCTGATCGCGATCTCCCACGCGATGGGCGTGCCCGTCACGACGTTCGGCAATCCGCTCTATTGCAATGGGCCGCTTTCGGGCCTGCTCGTGTAG
- a CDS encoding DUF1592 domain-containing protein, whose amino-acid sequence MIHAVRLPWLLGGALAFGAAASLAACSGHIGDPPGEGTEEAPAFQCVGTIPGKSPIRRMTRFEYNNTVRDLLGDDTQPASSFVPEEEAMGFDNQATALGVTQILAEQYMVAAEQIAARAVSDLGALLPCDPATAGEQACATTFIQSFGRRAYRRPLTDDEVARLQDVFSWGRGEEGFSSGIELVLQVMLQSPHFLYRVEFGMPDPVEADVVPLSPHEIASRLSYMLWGSMPDEALFAAAEEGRLGTKDEVASEARRMLEDPRAREAVANFNAQWLGLSHLDNIKKDSSTYPKFYEGIRPLWRAETLAFLEDVIFEGEGDIGSVFTANYSMLNAELASFYGVEGGPATQSFERVELDSTKSSGILTHASVLAATGKPNQTSPVHRGKFVRERLLCQILPPPPNNAAFNAPDIRPDATTRERFAEHSENPACAGCHVKMDPVGFGFEHYDGIGLYRDTDQGLPIDDSGELVDTRGIDGPFEGVVELGQRLAQSEEARQCVATQWFRFAYGRVEGEDDRCSMSEIQKAFEASGFNVKELLVSLTQTDAFRYRRAVVTQAP is encoded by the coding sequence ATGATTCACGCTGTGCGCTTGCCCTGGCTTCTCGGTGGCGCCCTCGCCTTTGGTGCGGCGGCGTCCCTCGCGGCTTGTTCGGGTCACATCGGCGATCCGCCGGGTGAAGGTACCGAGGAGGCACCTGCCTTCCAGTGCGTCGGCACGATCCCCGGCAAATCGCCCATCCGGCGCATGACCCGGTTCGAGTACAACAACACCGTCCGTGACCTGCTCGGGGACGACACCCAGCCCGCTTCGAGCTTCGTGCCCGAAGAAGAGGCCATGGGCTTCGACAACCAGGCCACGGCCCTCGGCGTCACGCAGATCCTCGCCGAGCAGTACATGGTCGCGGCCGAGCAGATCGCCGCCCGCGCCGTGTCGGATCTCGGCGCCCTGCTCCCCTGTGATCCCGCGACGGCCGGCGAGCAGGCGTGCGCCACCACCTTCATTCAATCCTTCGGCCGCCGCGCGTATCGCCGGCCCCTCACGGACGACGAGGTCGCGCGCCTCCAGGACGTTTTCTCGTGGGGCCGCGGCGAGGAGGGTTTTTCCAGCGGGATCGAGCTCGTCCTCCAGGTGATGCTCCAGTCCCCGCACTTCCTCTACCGCGTCGAGTTCGGCATGCCCGACCCCGTCGAGGCCGACGTCGTGCCCCTCTCGCCCCACGAGATCGCCTCGCGCCTCTCGTACATGCTCTGGGGCTCCATGCCGGACGAGGCCCTCTTCGCCGCCGCGGAAGAGGGGCGCCTCGGCACGAAGGACGAGGTCGCGAGCGAAGCGCGCCGCATGCTCGAGGATCCGCGGGCGCGTGAGGCCGTGGCGAACTTCAACGCCCAGTGGCTCGGCCTCTCCCACCTCGACAACATCAAAAAAGACAGCTCCACGTACCCCAAGTTCTACGAGGGCATCCGCCCGCTCTGGCGGGCCGAGACCCTCGCCTTCCTCGAAGACGTCATCTTCGAGGGGGAGGGCGACATCGGCAGCGTCTTCACCGCCAACTACTCGATGCTGAACGCCGAGCTCGCCTCGTTCTACGGCGTGGAAGGCGGCCCCGCGACGCAGAGCTTCGAGCGCGTGGAGCTCGATTCCACGAAGAGCTCCGGCATCCTCACGCACGCGAGTGTCCTCGCCGCGACGGGCAAGCCGAACCAGACCTCGCCCGTGCATCGCGGCAAGTTCGTCCGCGAGCGCCTCCTCTGCCAGATTCTCCCCCCGCCGCCGAACAACGCCGCCTTCAACGCGCCCGACATCCGGCCCGACGCCACCACGCGCGAGCGCTTCGCCGAGCACTCGGAGAACCCGGCTTGCGCGGGCTGCCACGTGAAGATGGATCCCGTCGGCTTCGGCTTCGAGCACTACGACGGCATCGGCCTCTACCGCGACACCGACCAGGGTTTGCCCATCGACGACTCCGGCGAGCTCGTCGACACCCGCGGCATCGACGGCCCCTTCGAGGGCGTCGTCGAGCTCGGCCAGCGCCTCGCGCAGAGCGAGGAGGCGCGCCAGTGTGTCGCCACGCAGTGGTTCCGCTTCGCCTACGGCAGAGTCGAAGGCGAGGACGACCGTTGCTCGATGAGCGAGATCCAGAAGGCCTTCGAGGCGAGCGGCTTCAACGTCAAGGAGCTGCTCGTCTCCCTCACCCAGACCGACGCGTTCCGGTACCGCCGGGCCGTCGTGACGCAGGCACCATGA
- a CDS encoding PAS domain-containing protein — MPQFALAERLRGLERLCLPVWVFDVERARMAWGNAAALTIWRSPSLDEFLSRDYSDASTATRTRNEGFLRRLREGHDAHIEHAFTFYPRGEPLHLRCFMSAVELDDGRFAMLIEGHVRTEEQDPKILRSHEALRHVSAMVALLSTQGAVLVMNPAAESAFGGSSTPSAWFEDAGVVARILKVAETLEVLDEELVALTNEGPRWHAVEARRTSDPVTGKHAIVVHQVDVTERREREALIEAQQREILELSAPLLDVAEGVVAVPIVAALTEARCAELERRLLPGMMERGAQVVVFDLTGATATEGEGLSLLVRLISAVRLLGARPMVTGVRSTLARELVQSGADLAGAAVMRSLREALAAARGAQRPLRR, encoded by the coding sequence ATGCCTCAGTTCGCCCTCGCGGAGCGCCTGCGTGGCCTGGAGCGGCTCTGCCTGCCGGTCTGGGTCTTCGACGTGGAGCGGGCCCGCATGGCCTGGGGGAACGCCGCCGCGCTGACGATCTGGCGCTCGCCGAGCCTCGACGAATTCCTCTCGCGGGACTACTCGGACGCCTCCACGGCGACACGTACGCGCAACGAGGGTTTCCTCCGCCGGCTCCGCGAGGGACACGACGCGCACATCGAGCACGCCTTCACGTTCTATCCACGCGGCGAGCCCTTGCACCTGCGGTGCTTCATGTCCGCCGTCGAGCTCGACGACGGGCGCTTCGCCATGCTCATCGAAGGCCACGTGCGGACCGAGGAGCAAGACCCGAAGATCCTGCGGAGCCACGAGGCCCTGCGGCACGTCTCCGCGATGGTCGCGCTCCTCTCCACCCAAGGCGCCGTGCTCGTGATGAACCCAGCCGCCGAGAGCGCCTTCGGCGGGTCGAGCACGCCATCGGCCTGGTTCGAGGACGCAGGCGTGGTGGCGCGGATCCTGAAGGTCGCCGAGACCCTGGAGGTGCTCGACGAGGAGCTCGTCGCGTTGACGAACGAGGGGCCGCGCTGGCACGCCGTGGAGGCGCGTCGGACGAGTGATCCGGTCACCGGGAAGCACGCGATCGTCGTGCACCAGGTGGACGTGACGGAGCGGCGGGAGCGCGAGGCCCTGATCGAGGCGCAGCAGCGCGAAATCCTGGAGCTCTCGGCGCCGCTGCTCGACGTGGCCGAAGGGGTGGTCGCGGTGCCGATCGTCGCGGCCTTGACCGAGGCGCGGTGCGCAGAGCTCGAACGGCGGCTCCTGCCCGGCATGATGGAGCGCGGCGCGCAGGTGGTCGTGTTTGATCTGACGGGCGCGACGGCGACGGAGGGCGAGGGGCTCTCGCTGCTCGTGCGCCTGATCAGCGCCGTGCGGCTGCTCGGCGCGCGGCCGATGGTGACGGGCGTGCGGTCGACGCTGGCGAGGGAGCTCGTGCAGAGCGGCGCGGACCTCGCAGGCGCGGCGGTGATGCGGTCGCTGCGGGAAGCGCTCGCGGCGGCACGCGGGGCGCAGCGGCCGCTCCGGCGCTGA
- a CDS encoding serine/threonine-protein kinase, which produces MSLPVAIGDVIADKYRVDRVLGSGGMGLVVAATHLTLRTRRAIKVMLLHGVGSPLCVERFLREARALSELRSTHVARVYDVGRLPNEAPFMVMEYLEGHTLLSRLAQRGPLPAEEAAVYALHACEALAEAHARGMVHRDLKPDNLFLTQAHDGSPCVKVLDFGVSKLLHDEGEGSARTTTGAIVGSPLYMSPEQINGAHDIDGRSDIWAMGVILFQLVTGECPFAGSNVLEILAQIANKKPPPPSALRKDLKAPLDAVILRCLEKDRALRYPDVVALARALAPLARAEPDPPASLVARIERVYATATKMASMSTVAVPKADTRYTPARAEPERGTPEPTHTIDITLTPPPWTRAGMPMMVPTEGTVLASSAGGLTGTHVVKPRRAMVRHFAAAAIVLALSASLGKLLSLLNPPMPAPASPVPVASSDMPPPRTTTNTRTALAAPKQAPKNASSVARPAGSVGVVPSASGSTHASPPVRMGSPQKGPARRPSFR; this is translated from the coding sequence ATGAGTTTGCCGGTCGCAATCGGGGACGTGATCGCCGACAAATACCGCGTCGATCGCGTCCTCGGCTCCGGCGGGATGGGCCTGGTCGTCGCGGCGACGCACCTGACGCTACGCACGCGCCGCGCCATCAAGGTGATGCTGCTCCACGGGGTCGGCTCGCCTCTCTGCGTCGAGCGCTTCCTGCGCGAGGCGCGGGCCCTCTCCGAGCTGCGCAGCACGCACGTGGCGCGGGTCTACGACGTCGGACGCCTGCCAAACGAGGCGCCCTTCATGGTCATGGAGTACCTCGAAGGGCACACGCTCCTTTCGCGGCTCGCGCAGCGCGGCCCGCTGCCCGCGGAGGAGGCGGCCGTCTACGCGCTGCACGCGTGCGAGGCGCTCGCCGAGGCCCACGCGCGCGGCATGGTGCATCGCGACCTCAAGCCCGACAACCTCTTCCTGACCCAGGCCCACGATGGCTCGCCCTGCGTCAAGGTGCTCGATTTCGGCGTATCGAAGCTGCTCCACGACGAGGGCGAGGGCAGCGCACGCACGACCACCGGCGCGATCGTGGGCTCGCCTCTGTACATGTCGCCCGAGCAGATCAACGGCGCGCACGACATCGATGGGCGCAGCGACATCTGGGCGATGGGGGTCATCCTCTTTCAGCTCGTCACGGGGGAATGTCCTTTCGCGGGGAGCAATGTGCTGGAGATCCTCGCGCAGATCGCGAACAAGAAGCCGCCTCCGCCGTCCGCGCTGCGCAAGGACCTGAAAGCCCCTCTCGACGCGGTGATCCTGCGCTGCCTGGAGAAGGACCGCGCGCTGCGCTACCCGGACGTGGTGGCCCTGGCGCGAGCGCTCGCGCCGCTCGCGCGCGCCGAGCCAGACCCGCCGGCGTCGCTCGTCGCGCGCATCGAGCGGGTGTACGCCACGGCGACGAAAATGGCGTCGATGTCGACCGTCGCAGTGCCGAAGGCCGACACGAGATACACGCCCGCGCGCGCGGAGCCGGAGAGGGGAACCCCGGAGCCCACGCACACCATCGACATCACCCTCACGCCCCCACCCTGGACACGCGCGGGGATGCCGATGATGGTTCCAACCGAAGGAACGGTGCTCGCGTCGTCGGCCGGCGGGTTGACCGGGACGCACGTGGTCAAGCCGCGGCGCGCGATGGTGCGGCATTTCGCGGCGGCCGCGATCGTGCTCGCGCTGAGCGCGTCGCTCGGAAAGCTCCTTTCCCTTCTCAATCCCCCCATGCCTGCGCCCGCGTCGCCGGTCCCCGTCGCCTCGTCCGACATGCCCCCTCCCCGCACCACGACCAACACGCGTACGGCATTGGCTGCCCCGAAGCAGGCCCCCAAAAACGCTTCGAGCGTCGCCCGGCCGGCCGGGTCCGTCGGGGTCGTTCCGAGTGCGTCGGGATCGACACATGCGTCGCCCCCCGTGCGGATGGGTTCGCCCCAGAAGGGGCCCGCCCGGCGTCCATCCTTCCGGTGA
- a CDS encoding SDR family oxidoreductase → MTKAAMKDPKDLGRKPPFPAQEQEHPGAESGMQPRADHGEASYRGLGRLKDRVALITGADSGIGRAVALAYAREGADVGIAYLNEHEDANETKRLVEEAGRKATLFPGDLSTDAACKKLVEDAVKAFGRIDILVNNAAEQGKAVETFEELDAERVEHTFRVNILAMFHLVRHALPHMKPGSVIINTSSIQAYQPRPEILDYAATKGAIVTFSKGLAKALIERGIRVNTVAPGPVWTPLVVQSFPANKNAEFGQDSPMERPAQPAELAPAFVFLASDESSYVNGEVLGVTGGKPLG, encoded by the coding sequence ATGACCAAAGCTGCGATGAAGGATCCCAAGGATCTCGGGCGGAAGCCTCCGTTCCCTGCGCAGGAGCAGGAGCACCCGGGCGCGGAATCGGGCATGCAGCCTCGGGCGGACCACGGCGAGGCGTCCTACCGAGGGCTCGGTCGGCTGAAGGACCGCGTCGCGCTGATCACCGGCGCCGACAGCGGCATCGGGCGCGCCGTCGCGCTCGCCTACGCGCGCGAGGGCGCGGACGTGGGCATCGCGTACCTGAACGAGCACGAGGACGCGAACGAGACGAAGCGCCTCGTGGAGGAGGCCGGTCGGAAGGCCACGCTCTTCCCCGGCGATCTCTCGACCGACGCCGCGTGCAAGAAGCTCGTGGAGGACGCGGTGAAGGCGTTCGGCCGCATCGACATCCTCGTGAACAACGCGGCCGAGCAAGGCAAGGCCGTCGAGACGTTCGAGGAGCTCGACGCCGAGCGCGTGGAGCACACCTTCCGCGTGAACATCCTCGCGATGTTCCACCTCGTCCGGCACGCGCTGCCGCACATGAAGCCGGGGAGCGTCATCATCAACACGTCGTCGATCCAGGCCTACCAGCCAAGGCCGGAGATCCTCGATTACGCGGCCACGAAGGGCGCGATCGTCACGTTCAGCAAGGGCCTCGCGAAGGCGCTGATCGAGCGCGGGATCCGGGTGAACACGGTGGCGCCGGGGCCGGTGTGGACGCCGCTCGTGGTGCAGTCGTTCCCGGCGAACAAGAACGCGGAGTTCGGGCAAGACAGCCCCATGGAGCGGCCCGCGCAGCCGGCGGAGCTCGCGCCGGCGTTCGTGTTCCTGGCGTCGGACGAGTCGAGCTACGTGAACGGCGAGGTGCTCGGGGTCACGGGCGGTAAGCCCCTCGGCTGA